From a region of the Lactuca sativa cultivar Salinas chromosome 4, Lsat_Salinas_v11, whole genome shotgun sequence genome:
- the LOC122197484 gene encoding secreted RxLR effector protein 161-like: protein MAHDTILSSYQFPSTKVELDKMKDVPYASAVGSIITKDMFPVYGGMKESLSVKCYIDASFTTERDDCKSQSRYVFIINGDAMSWKSSKKSVVAQSTTESKYIAASEVAQEATWMKKFVGDLGVFPSI, encoded by the exons ATGGCGCATGACACAATACTAAGTTCATACCAATTTCCTAGCACAAAAGTTGAACTGGACAAGATGAAAGATGTTccatatgcttctgcagttggATCCATAAT AACTAAGGATATGTTCCCCGTCTATGGAGGCATGAAAGAAAGCTTAAGTGTAAAATGCTACATTGATGCTTCCTTCACAACTGAACGAGATGACTGCAAGTCACAATCACGATATGTATTCATTATCAATGGTGATGCAATGTCTTGGAAAAGCTCTAAAAAGAGTGTTGTTGCACAATCCACTACAGAGTCAAAATACATCGCTGCTTCAGAAGTTGCACAAGAGGCTACTTGGATGAAGAAATTCGTTGGAGATCTAGGCGTATTTCCTTCCATTTAG